A window of the Hordeum vulgare subsp. vulgare chromosome 5H, MorexV3_pseudomolecules_assembly, whole genome shotgun sequence genome harbors these coding sequences:
- the LOC123452021 gene encoding ervatamin-B-like, which produces MASSSSKRSSCLLLLLAVFLLHGSSATSRPATEDADPMAQRFRRWKAEHSRTYATPEEERHRLRVYARNMRYIEATNGDAGLTYELGETAYTDLTSDEFTAMYTSRAPPLSDDDDDLPMTMITTRAGPVAAAAGGGWLQVYVNESAGAPASVDWRERGAVTAVKNQGQCGSCWAFSTVAVIEGIHQIQTGKLASLSEQELVDCDKLDHGCNGGVSYRALQWITSNGGITSQDDYPYTAKDDTCDTTKLSHHAASISGFQRVATRSELSLTNAVAMQPVAVSIEAGGANFQHYRNGVYNGPCGTRLNHGVTVVGYGKDEVTRESYWIVKNSWGEKWGDNGYLRMKKGIIDKPEGICGIAIRPSFPLV; this is translated from the exons ATggcttcctcctcctccaagcgttcctcatgcctcctcctcctcctggccgtcttcctcctccatggctccTCCGCCACGTCCCGCCCGGCCACCGAGGACGCCGACCCGATGGCGCAGCGGTTCCGGCGATGGAAGGCGGAGCACAGCCGGACGTACGCCACCCCGGAGGAAGAGCGCCACCGGCTCCGCGTCTACGCGCGCAACATGCGCTACATCGAGGCCACCAACGGCGACGCCGGGCTCACCTACGAGCTCGGCGAGACCGCCTACACCGACCTCACCAGCGACGAGTTCACGGCCATGTACACTTCTCGGGCGCCGCCGctctccgacgacgacgacgacctgcCGATGACGATGATCACCACCCGTGCCGGCccggtcgccgccgccgccggtggaGGCTGGCTGCAGGTGTACGTGAACGAGTCGGCCGGGGCGCCGGCGAGCGTCGACTGGCGCGAGAGAGGCGCCGTCACGGCGGTGAAGAACCAAGGCCAGTGCG GATCGTGTTGGGCATTCTCCACCGTAGCGGTGATAGAAGGAATCCACCAAATCCAGACCGGAAAACTAGCCTCGCTCTCTGAGCAAGAACTGGTGGACTGCGACAAGTTGGACCATGGTTGCAACGGTGGAGTGAGCTATCGTGCGCTACAGTGGATCACCTCCAACGGCGGCATCACCTCTCAGGACGACTATCCATATACGGCAAAGGACGACACTTGTGACACCACAAAGCTTTCACACCATGCCGCTTCCATCTCAGGCTTCCAACGTGTGGCGACGAGGAGCGAGCTATCATTGACAAACGCGGTGGCCATGCAACCCGTGGCGGTGTCGATCGAGGCTGGCGGAGCCAACTTCCAGCACTACCGGAATGGCGTGTACAATGGTCCATGCGGGACGCGGCTGAACCATGGAGTCACGGTGGTCGGGTACGGGAAGGACGAGGTGACTCGGGAGAGTTACTGGATCGTGAAAAACTCATGGGGTGAGAAGTGGGGTGACAACGGATACCTCAGAATGAAGAAGGGCATCATAGACAAGCCCGAGGGGATCTGCGGCATCGCCATCCGGCCATCTTTCCCGCTCGTGTGA
- the LOC123397111 gene encoding uncharacterized protein LOC123397111 translates to MANSRIRSSHGEPLPPLNQELIVDEILTRLPVAAAVRCRSVCRAWNAALASGHFVAAHAARAAAAAARHPEIVFFPPTERGVATSFYACSLPVDGGAAPTTARQLLTVGNLAGEHLLLSGKPCRGLTLVFDVRLSEYHLLNLSTGGHVSLPPCETAEEIAPVVPNLMLLRRFPLELSSTGLGFDPATGQHKVVRLFRNIFGQQKCEVCSLTASGEWRWRRCAGGDAPPRFACHVDGMPPVALEGSLYWLLHWRSCADDGSARDRQQHDAPILSLSVGAERFGWVRTPPKLASRIRHLTNLDGSLCAVVHDRLVDDVLLLVTWSPSSPSWSARCRIDVGSLPRPIRDELSGEREIVPLCSVKKKILLATSRHKVYAYDTEQGAAEEVFDMNRFVDVPPHRSESRLLVNISLHEEHIGPKLAGDHWLQVKRGRDRDMVVGRRWEASPAYQLQLEEDRDQDEDFHRTREAIMQLAFPA, encoded by the coding sequence ATGGCAAATTCCAGGATCAGGTCATCGCACGGCGAACCACTACCGCCGCTGAACCAAGAGCTGATCGTCGACGAGATCCTCACGCGCCTGCCGGTGGCCGCAGCCGTGCGCTGCAGATCGGTCTGCCGGGCCTGGAATGCGGCCCTCGCCTCCGGCCACTTCGTCGCCGCGCACGCTGCCCGAGCAGCAGCAGCCGCCGCGCGCCACCCCGAGATCGTCTTCTTCCCGCCGACTGAGCGAGGTGTAGCCACTTCCTTCTACGCGTGCTCGCTTCCGGTCGACGGTGGCGCGGCGCCCACCACCGCCCGTCAGCTCCTCACCGTGGGCAACCTCGCCGGCGAGCACCTCCTTCTGTCCGGCAAGCCGTGCCGTGGCCTGACGCTCGTCTTCGACGTCCGGTTGTCCGAGTACCACCTCCTCAACCTCTCCACCGGCGGGCACGTGTCCCTGCCGCCGTGCGAGACGGCGGAGGAGATAGCACCGGTGGTTCCTAATCTGATGCTGCTCAGACGTTTCCCTCTGGAGCTTTCCAGCACCGGCCTCGGGTTCGACCCGGCGACCGGCCAGCACAAGGTGGTCAGGCTCTTCAGGAACATCTTCGGGCAGCAGAAGTGCGAGGTGTGCTCGCTTACGGCATCCGGCGAGTGGCGGTGGCGGCGCTGCGCCGGCGGTGACGCGCCTCCAAGATTCGCGTGCCACGTCGACGGCATGCCACCGGTGGCCCTCGAAGGGTCTCTCTACTGGCTACTGCACTGGCGGAGCTGCGCCGACGACGGCAGCGCCAGGGACCGGCAACAACACGACGCCCCCATCCTGTCGCTCTCGGTCGGCGCCGAGCGGTTCGGGTGGGTGCGCACGCCGCCGAAGCTGGCTTCACGCATCCGGCACCTCACCAACCTCGACGGCTCCCTCTGCGCCGTCGTCCACGACCGCCTCGTCGACGACGTGCTCCTGCTCGTCACGTGGAGCCCATCGTCACCGTCGTGGTCTGCGCGCTGCCGCATCGACGTGGGCAGCCTGCCCCGGCCGATCCGGGACGAGCTCAGCGGGGAGCGGGAGATCGTCCCGCTCTGCAGcgtgaagaagaagatcctgCTGGCGACGAGCCGGCACAAGGTGTACGCCTACGACACGGAGCAGGGCGCCGCCGAGGAGGTGTTCGACATGAACCGCTTTGTCGACGTGCCGCCACACAGGAGCGAGTCACGGCTGTTGGTCAACATTAGCCTCCACGAGGAACACATCGGGCCCAAGTTGGCGGGTGATCACTGGCTGCAGGTGAAGCGGGGACGAGACAGAGACATGGTGGTCGGCAGGCGGTGGGAGGCGTCGCCGGCGTACCAGCTACagctagaagaagatcgggaccaGGACGAGGACTTTCACAGGACAAGAGAAGCGATCATGCAGCTTGCATTCCCAGCGTAG